A single region of the Mustela lutreola isolate mMusLut2 chromosome 2, mMusLut2.pri, whole genome shotgun sequence genome encodes:
- the LOC131825576 gene encoding uncharacterized protein LOC131825576 produces the protein MTPPCVPSVTSPNRDAARRLAAHAAGGGACRREAGLVARGRGLSPGDPPAGCARFPAGVSVERLLANALTRYLPRTSVARKGSLRLRAPRALEIVWPRLGETRCRGEPPVVLCDAAAGFSNSDSGSSWLHRPRRASGPGPDRPLPAPAPYSWRAFEEYAECENAKLLKAFGSLPKDRGRYQGSLRVFVTPPASTSGSKVIYQTEMYGKLKEDMLRKRTQKMIK, from the exons ATGACGCCACCCTGCGTGCCAAGCGTCACTAGC CCCAACCGTGACGCCGCTAGGAGGTTGGCAGCGCACGCGGCCGGAGGCGGGGCTTGTCGTCGGGAGGCGGGGCTTGTCGCCAGGGGGCGGGGCCTGTCGCCCGGGGACCCACCCGCCGGCTGCGCACGCTTTCCGGCCGGCGTTTCCGTTGAGCGGCTGTTGGCAAACGCCCTGACCCGTTACCTCCCTCGGACGTCAGTGGCGAGAAAGGGGTCTTTGAGGCTCCGGGCACCGAGGGCCCTTGAGATAGTGTGGCCGCGGCTAGGCGAGACCAGGTGCAGGGGCGAGCCCCCTGTCGTCCTTTGCGACGCCGCCGCGGGCTTCAGCAACAGTGACTCTGGTTCGAGTTGGTTGCACCGGCCCCGGCGGGCCTCGGGGCCCGGGCCCGACCGGCCGTTGCCCGCCCCAGCCCCCTACAGCTGGAG GGCCTTTGAAGAATATGCAGAATGTGAAAATGCCAAGCTTCTGAAGGCATTTGGTTCCTTGCCCAAGGATAGAGGCAG ATATCAAGGGAGCCTGAGAGTGTTTGTGACCCCTCCAGCCAGCACTAGTGGTAGTAAG GTTATATACCAAACAGAGATGTATGGAAAGCTAAAAGAGGACATGCTAAGGAAGAGGACTCAAAAAATGATAAAGTGA